A single Paenibacillus kribbensis DNA region contains:
- a CDS encoding MetQ/NlpA family ABC transporter substrate-binding protein: MKKWVLAVLSLTLIAVLAACGTKSTTSDASKTTGNTGGAPREVELKVGASPVPHAEILEAIKPQLEKEGIRLQVVQFNDYVQPNVQLFDKQLDANFYQHVPYLNVMNKERKMDLVSVGAVHLEPFGIYSQKYKKLDEIPDGATVAIPNDATNGGRALLLLAKQGLIKLKDESNIEATVKDITENKKNLKFKELEAAMLPRQLPEVDIALINTNYALEAKLNPTKDALALEDKDSPYANVLVARPDNKDSEAIQKLMKALQSPEVKKFIEDKYQGAIVPAF; encoded by the coding sequence ATGAAGAAATGGGTATTGGCCGTATTAAGCTTGACATTAATTGCGGTGCTGGCTGCTTGCGGCACGAAGAGCACGACATCCGATGCATCAAAAACGACTGGAAATACGGGCGGCGCACCACGCGAAGTTGAGCTGAAAGTGGGCGCTTCCCCTGTGCCACATGCGGAAATTTTGGAAGCGATCAAGCCTCAACTGGAAAAAGAGGGTATTCGTCTTCAAGTCGTTCAGTTCAACGATTATGTTCAACCCAACGTACAATTGTTCGACAAGCAGCTGGATGCTAACTTCTATCAACATGTACCTTACCTGAATGTAATGAACAAAGAGCGCAAAATGGATCTGGTATCTGTGGGTGCAGTTCATCTGGAGCCATTCGGTATCTACTCCCAAAAATATAAAAAGCTTGATGAAATTCCAGATGGCGCAACAGTAGCTATTCCGAACGATGCAACCAATGGAGGTCGTGCATTGCTGTTGTTAGCTAAGCAAGGTCTGATCAAGCTTAAAGACGAAAGCAACATCGAAGCTACAGTAAAAGATATTACTGAAAATAAGAAAAACCTGAAATTCAAAGAGCTGGAAGCGGCAATGCTGCCACGTCAGTTGCCTGAAGTGGACATTGCGTTGATCAATACGAACTATGCTCTGGAAGCGAAGCTGAACCCGACCAAGGATGCATTGGCCTTGGAAGATAAGGATTCCCCATATGCTAACGTGTTGGTCGCACGTCCTGATAATAAAGATTCCGAAGCCATTCAAAAGCTGATGAAAGCTTTGCAATCTCCGGAAGTTAAAAAATTCATTGAAGACAAATACCAAGGCGCAATTGTCCCGGCATTTTAA
- a CDS encoding SDR family oxidoreductase, producing MRDKVALITGSAKGLGKMTALRLADEGCDIALNYVHSQAEAEELKRVIESKGVRCLSLQGDISMQEDITRLIGEVEDRLGGVDIMVNNAGPFIRERRLFADYSVAEIHTMIQGNLVGTMLLDHLVLPHMRSQQWGRIIHFGFGHAGEARAWPHRAVYAAAKVGLVSFTKSLAVEEAPYGITVNMICPGDIRGANKEMSIADVIGLQDQETPRGRPGSGEDIARVIAYLCEEHSDFITGNIMDVSGGLDPIRPTI from the coding sequence TTGAGAGACAAAGTCGCACTCATAACAGGCAGTGCCAAGGGATTAGGCAAAATGACCGCTCTGCGTCTGGCCGATGAAGGCTGTGATATTGCGCTGAATTATGTGCATAGCCAAGCTGAAGCCGAGGAGCTGAAGCGTGTCATCGAGTCTAAAGGAGTACGCTGCCTTTCTTTACAAGGAGATATCTCCATGCAAGAGGATATCACGAGGCTGATCGGCGAAGTCGAGGATCGGCTGGGCGGTGTAGATATTATGGTGAACAATGCCGGACCGTTCATCCGCGAGCGTCGTCTGTTTGCGGATTACAGCGTAGCCGAGATTCATACCATGATACAGGGGAATCTGGTTGGCACCATGCTGCTGGATCATCTGGTATTGCCTCATATGCGGAGCCAGCAATGGGGACGTATTATTCATTTTGGCTTTGGTCATGCTGGAGAAGCGAGGGCTTGGCCGCATCGCGCTGTCTATGCAGCCGCCAAGGTGGGGCTGGTGTCTTTTACGAAGTCACTGGCTGTGGAGGAAGCACCATATGGCATTACGGTGAATATGATTTGTCCCGGAGATATTCGAGGAGCGAATAAGGAAATGTCTATTGCCGACGTCATCGGCTTGCAGGATCAAGAGACACCACGTGGGCGTCCGGGAAGTGGGGAGGACATTGCGCGAGTGATCGCTTATTTGTGTGAGGAGCATTCGGATTTTATAACAGGCAATATTATGGATGTGTCGGGCGGGTTGGACCCAATTCGGCCCACCATTTAA
- a CDS encoding NifU family protein, translated as MSEAQSVQMYDEVADVLDKLRPFLQRDGGDVELVDVEDGIVKLKLMGACGSCPSSTITLKAGIERALLEEVEGVQEVVQVF; from the coding sequence ATGAGCGAAGCACAAAGCGTTCAAATGTATGATGAAGTAGCAGATGTACTGGATAAGCTCCGTCCGTTCCTGCAACGCGATGGCGGCGACGTTGAGCTGGTTGACGTTGAAGACGGCATCGTTAAGCTGAAGCTGATGGGCGCTTGCGGTAGTTGCCCAAGCTCCACAATCACGCTGAAAGCAGGGATTGAACGCGCTCTTCTCGAAGAAGTCGAAGGCGTCCAAGAAGTGGTACAAGTATTCTAA
- a CDS encoding YuzB family protein — MLRPIIEFCTSNMHFGTDEIMSRLEQNPDYDVIEYGCLSNCGQCNAEPYAMVNGEIVSADSAELLYEVIISKIKEAEAWDQLDLD; from the coding sequence ATGTTAAGACCTATCATCGAATTTTGCACCAGCAATATGCATTTTGGCACCGATGAAATTATGTCCAGGCTGGAGCAAAATCCGGATTATGATGTAATCGAATACGGCTGTCTTAGCAATTGTGGTCAGTGCAACGCCGAGCCCTATGCGATGGTCAACGGTGAGATTGTTTCTGCGGATTCAGCAGAGCTGCTGTATGAAGTGATTATAAGCAAGATCAAGGAAGCTGAGGCATGGGATCAGCTTGATTTGGATTGA
- a CDS encoding NAD(P)/FAD-dependent oxidoreductase, which translates to MKNFVILGGGYGGLTIAKELLDKHIPDDVQVILVDRMPFQGLKTEYYALAAGTVSDFDLRVHFPNEQRLIRKYGEVTSMDLENKIVHFQDGEPLLYDQLVIALGCTDRFHNTPGAEEYSCTIQSFNHTRQTYLRLNEIKPYGHVHIVGGGLSGVEIAAELRESRSDLNITIMDRGERVLSAFPQRLSAYVHAWFKEHQVHVLNHAAVCRIEPGAIYNHNEQIVTDAVVWTAGIQPVKMVQDLAVPKDPQGRIVLNEYYQIPDHPEVYVVGDCASLPYSPSAQAAEVQGEQIAHIVRDLWKGQTPHPHPLKLRGTLGALGKKAGFGYGFMGSTSLRGRVPRLLKSGVLWKSKRHFG; encoded by the coding sequence ATGAAAAATTTCGTTATTCTGGGGGGCGGCTACGGCGGCCTTACCATTGCCAAAGAATTGCTGGACAAACATATTCCCGACGATGTTCAAGTTATTTTAGTGGACCGGATGCCCTTTCAAGGCTTGAAAACAGAATACTACGCTCTCGCAGCAGGGACGGTATCTGATTTTGATTTGCGGGTGCATTTTCCCAATGAGCAACGCCTGATCCGCAAATACGGAGAAGTCACCTCGATGGATCTGGAGAATAAAATCGTCCATTTTCAGGATGGCGAGCCTTTGCTCTATGATCAGCTTGTGATTGCGCTAGGCTGCACGGACCGTTTTCACAATACGCCGGGGGCTGAAGAGTATAGCTGCACGATCCAGTCTTTTAACCATACCCGTCAAACGTATCTGCGCTTGAATGAAATCAAGCCTTATGGGCACGTTCATATTGTAGGCGGCGGTCTGAGTGGTGTTGAAATTGCTGCGGAGCTGCGTGAAAGTCGTTCGGATTTAAATATTACCATTATGGATCGGGGCGAGCGGGTACTGTCGGCATTTCCGCAACGTTTGTCTGCCTATGTACATGCCTGGTTCAAGGAGCATCAGGTTCATGTACTGAATCATGCTGCGGTTTGCCGTATTGAACCGGGCGCTATCTACAATCATAACGAGCAGATTGTAACGGATGCGGTGGTATGGACAGCCGGGATTCAACCGGTAAAAATGGTGCAGGATTTGGCTGTTCCTAAAGACCCTCAGGGCCGCATCGTGCTCAACGAATATTATCAAATACCGGATCACCCCGAGGTGTACGTGGTCGGGGACTGTGCCAGTCTTCCTTATTCGCCAAGCGCCCAGGCGGCAGAGGTGCAAGGGGAGCAGATCGCACACATTGTACGCGACCTGTGGAAGGGCCAAACGCCTCACCCCCATCCTCTGAAGCTGCGCGGCACATTAGGCGCACTGGGCAAGAAAGCGGGCTTCGGCTATGGCTTTATGGGCAGCACCTCGTTGCGTGGACGAGTACCTCGCCTGCTTAAAAGCGGTGTGCTCTGGAAGTCCAAACGCCATTTTGGCTGA
- the mqnE gene encoding aminofutalosine synthase MqnE: MSTLVTPFTDRRMAEIVEKVQNGIRLSLEDGIYLYETDDILTLGQLANEANLRKNGKKVYFIENMSLYFTNVCEARCAFCNFRKDQGEDGSYTLSGQEMIDYVEQHIHPGVREFHIVGGHNNHVPFQYYVDSLKALNEKYPNVTLKAYTAAEIDFFTRISGLSIKEVLQELQKAGLQTLTGGGAEILSDEYRKKMRVSKANVDRYLEVHRTAHNLGMKTHTTMLYGSVESYQDRIEHMLQIRELQDETNGFMVFIPLSMQPKSKNASIMRRNSAYEDLKTIAISRLMLDNIKHVKAYFINIGPQLTQVALTFGASDVHGTIVREQISHAAGALTPAGLTRKELIWLVKGAGRIPVERDTFYNEIEVFD; encoded by the coding sequence ATGTCCACATTAGTTACACCTTTTACAGACCGCAGAATGGCGGAGATTGTAGAAAAGGTTCAGAACGGTATTCGTTTGAGCCTTGAAGACGGTATATATTTATATGAAACTGACGATATTCTCACACTGGGTCAGTTGGCTAACGAAGCTAATTTACGTAAAAATGGAAAAAAGGTTTATTTTATCGAAAATATGAGCCTGTACTTCACTAATGTATGCGAAGCGCGCTGCGCGTTCTGTAACTTCCGCAAGGACCAGGGGGAGGACGGCTCTTATACATTGTCGGGACAGGAAATGATTGATTATGTTGAGCAGCATATCCATCCTGGGGTAAGAGAATTCCATATTGTTGGCGGTCATAATAATCATGTGCCTTTCCAATACTATGTAGACTCATTGAAGGCGCTGAATGAAAAGTATCCCAACGTTACACTGAAAGCCTATACTGCAGCAGAAATTGACTTTTTTACACGCATTAGCGGCTTGAGCATCAAAGAAGTGCTTCAGGAGCTGCAAAAGGCTGGACTTCAAACTCTGACAGGCGGTGGCGCAGAGATTTTGTCCGACGAATATCGCAAGAAAATGCGTGTTTCCAAGGCCAATGTGGATCGCTATCTTGAAGTACATCGCACGGCTCACAATCTCGGCATGAAAACTCATACGACCATGCTGTACGGTTCGGTCGAATCGTACCAGGATCGTATTGAACATATGCTGCAAATTCGTGAATTGCAGGATGAAACGAACGGATTTATGGTATTCATTCCACTGTCCATGCAGCCAAAAAGCAAAAATGCCAGCATTATGCGCCGCAATTCCGCTTATGAGGATCTCAAAACGATTGCGATCAGCCGCCTGATGCTGGACAATATCAAGCATGTCAAGGCTTACTTCATTAATATTGGCCCGCAATTGACGCAGGTCGCGCTTACGTTCGGCGCCTCGGACGTCCATGGCACGATTGTGCGCGAGCAGATTAGCCATGCCGCAGGTGCTTTAACTCCAGCCGGTTTGACCCGTAAAGAGCTGATTTGGCTAGTTAAAGGTGCAGGACGTATCCCGGTAGAACGGGACACCTTCTATAACGAAATCGAAGTTTTCGACTAA
- a CDS encoding HesB/IscA family protein: MINITDSAAERLKEMLEQQETPNMFLRLGVTPGGCTGFSYAMGFDDNETDQDIYMNVQDMKVVVEKESIRYLDGLEIDFEESGMSGGFTIHNPNAVATCGCGSSFRTRDDAGKPSEEPC; the protein is encoded by the coding sequence ATGATTAACATTACCGATTCCGCTGCTGAACGCTTGAAGGAAATGCTGGAGCAGCAGGAAACGCCGAATATGTTTTTGCGTCTGGGTGTTACGCCGGGCGGTTGTACCGGATTTTCGTACGCCATGGGTTTTGACGACAATGAGACAGATCAGGATATATATATGAACGTACAGGATATGAAAGTCGTAGTGGAGAAAGAAAGCATCCGCTATCTGGACGGTCTGGAAATCGACTTTGAAGAGTCTGGCATGTCAGGCGGCTTCACGATTCATAACCCGAATGCCGTAGCTACATGCGGCTGTGGTTCAAGCTTCCGTACGCGTGATGATGCAGGGAAGCCAAGCGAAGAGCCTTGTTAA